One window of the Shewanella khirikhana genome contains the following:
- a CDS encoding methyl-accepting chemotaxis protein, translated as MLIRQKLMLSAALSIGALVAMFGLQLYSGKTQVELALAAQTVVELERDMLELRKDEKDFLDRKEMEYVADHKKHADALQTKLVYIQQVFAEYDIPPTALNRFEVLVNQYLALFADVVVLEQQIGLNPKAGLYGALREAVHNVETLLKQYDEAEIAVQMLQLRRNEKDFMLRRDASYMDKFHKTLANFNTVLDGADLDESVKGQIRQLMTDYKNNFEALVNKEKEFGLAKEEGKLGELRKVVDEIDLMTLELRELALAEIHDEESDSVFMATTLFAVIAALVAIVTLMIIRAIIRPINNINQVISQVGREKDLTLRCDTTSEDEIAEVGLHFNQMVESFQALIQQVNEAVAVMHESCSELSENATRTSDGVMRQLNETDMVATAITEMGATIDEIAKNTELAAERANQTHTNAQNGQLGVEQTIEKIQSLAQQLNSSATVVSELERDSGTIGSVLDVIRGIAEQTNLLALNAAIEAARAGEQGRGFAVVADEVRSLAMRTQESTEEIAGIIQTLQSRTRSIVQLMEASQRQGGESAEQAASAGTLLAQINADVTNIMDMSTQIAAAIEEQSSVAAEVNKNVVIIRDIADESSHAALANAKASDDVRERAEYLKNAVSQFRIV; from the coding sequence ATGCTCATTCGTCAAAAATTAATGCTCAGTGCAGCCCTGTCTATCGGTGCACTGGTCGCCATGTTTGGCCTTCAGCTCTACTCGGGGAAAACTCAGGTGGAATTAGCCCTTGCCGCCCAAACCGTGGTGGAGCTTGAACGGGATATGCTCGAGCTGAGAAAGGATGAAAAAGACTTTCTCGACCGCAAAGAAATGGAGTACGTCGCAGACCATAAAAAACACGCTGATGCCTTGCAAACCAAGCTTGTCTACATCCAGCAAGTGTTTGCCGAATATGATATCCCTCCTACGGCGCTTAACCGCTTTGAAGTGCTGGTGAATCAGTATCTGGCTTTGTTTGCCGATGTTGTGGTGCTTGAACAGCAAATTGGTTTAAACCCCAAAGCAGGCCTTTATGGGGCACTGCGCGAAGCTGTGCATAACGTTGAGACCCTGCTTAAGCAATACGATGAGGCCGAGATTGCGGTGCAAATGCTGCAACTGCGTCGTAATGAAAAGGACTTTATGCTCCGCCGTGATGCCAGCTACATGGACAAATTCCATAAGACGCTGGCTAACTTCAATACGGTTCTGGATGGCGCCGACCTGGATGAGTCTGTCAAAGGGCAAATCCGCCAGTTGATGACGGACTATAAAAACAACTTTGAAGCGCTGGTCAATAAAGAGAAGGAGTTTGGCCTGGCCAAAGAAGAAGGCAAGCTCGGTGAACTGCGCAAAGTGGTGGATGAAATCGATCTGATGACACTTGAGCTGCGTGAGCTGGCGCTGGCCGAGATCCACGACGAAGAGTCAGACAGTGTCTTTATGGCCACCACCCTGTTTGCAGTGATTGCCGCGCTGGTGGCCATTGTCACCCTGATGATCATCCGCGCCATTATTCGCCCCATCAACAATATTAATCAGGTGATTTCCCAGGTTGGCCGTGAAAAGGATTTGACCCTCAGATGCGATACCACCAGTGAGGATGAAATTGCTGAAGTCGGGCTGCACTTTAATCAGATGGTGGAGAGTTTCCAGGCACTGATCCAACAAGTGAATGAAGCCGTCGCCGTGATGCACGAGTCGTGCAGCGAGCTGTCTGAAAACGCCACCCGCACCTCTGATGGCGTGATGCGCCAACTTAACGAAACCGATATGGTCGCCACCGCCATTACTGAAATGGGCGCCACTATCGATGAGATTGCCAAGAACACCGAACTTGCCGCCGAGCGCGCCAATCAAACCCACACCAATGCCCAGAATGGTCAGTTGGGCGTGGAGCAGACCATCGAAAAAATCCAGTCGCTGGCACAGCAGCTCAACAGCTCTGCCACTGTGGTTTCTGAACTTGAGCGCGACAGCGGCACCATCGGCAGTGTGTTGGATGTTATTCGTGGTATTGCCGAGCAAACCAACCTGCTGGCGCTGAACGCCGCTATCGAAGCGGCTCGCGCCGGTGAGCAGGGGCGGGGTTTTGCGGTGGTGGCCGACGAGGTTCGCTCTCTGGCCATGCGTACCCAGGAGTCCACCGAAGAGATTGCCGGCATTATTCAAACCCTGCAAAGCCGCACCCGCTCCATTGTGCAACTGATGGAAGCCAGTCAGCGTCAGGGCGGTGAAAGTGCCGAGCAGGCGGCCAGTGCCGGTACCTTGCTGGCGCAGATCAACGCCGATGTGACCAACATTATGGACATGAGCACCCAGATTGCCGCTGCCATTGAAGAGCAAAGCTCGGTGGCCGCCGAGGTGAACAAGAACGTGGTGATCATCCGTGATATTGCCGATGAGTCTTCCCATGCTGCGCTGGCCAATGCCAAGGCATCGGACGATGTGCGTGAGCGGGCGGAGTACCTCAAAAACGCCGTGAGTCAGTTCCGGATTGTGTAG
- a CDS encoding ornithine cyclodeaminase family protein, with protein MNVIDAHQVHQSLTFDALIAALRQQFARPSSIPQRQVYPLAADSHDAFAVLPAWDNDSIGVKAFTYLPDNPAKNPGFQSLYSQILLFDRQTGAPQALVDGTSVTYWRTAAVSALAADYLARKDSSRLLVIGTGNLAPFMALAHASVRPIREIRIWGRSAAKCEQLCRQIQAARPDMTVTISQALEQDVPWADIISCATGSPEPLFSGAWVTPGTHTDFVGNHHKNCRECDTELVINAQVFVDSRLNVFNEAGELLLPVAEGRFALSSVRAELSQLCSGEVGGRQSDDDITLFKSVGSALADLAGARLVYQRLNQTNRDPI; from the coding sequence ATGAATGTTATCGACGCCCACCAGGTGCATCAGTCACTGACTTTTGATGCCCTGATTGCTGCCCTGCGGCAACAATTCGCCCGCCCCTCTTCCATTCCACAGCGACAGGTGTACCCGCTGGCCGCCGACAGCCACGACGCCTTTGCGGTTCTGCCAGCCTGGGACAATGACAGTATAGGCGTGAAAGCCTTTACTTACCTTCCTGATAATCCTGCTAAAAATCCTGGGTTTCAGAGCCTTTACTCACAAATTCTGTTGTTCGATCGTCAAACCGGTGCCCCGCAGGCATTGGTGGATGGCACCAGTGTTACCTACTGGCGCACCGCGGCGGTTTCAGCGCTGGCGGCCGATTACCTGGCAAGAAAGGACAGCTCCCGGCTGCTGGTGATTGGCACGGGGAATCTGGCGCCTTTCATGGCCCTGGCGCATGCCAGTGTCAGACCCATCCGTGAGATCAGAATATGGGGGCGAAGCGCTGCCAAATGCGAGCAGCTGTGCCGGCAAATTCAGGCGGCAAGACCAGATATGACAGTGACCATCAGCCAGGCGCTCGAACAGGATGTGCCCTGGGCCGATATCATCAGCTGCGCCACCGGCAGCCCGGAGCCACTTTTCAGCGGCGCCTGGGTCACGCCAGGTACCCATACCGACTTTGTCGGCAATCACCATAAAAACTGTAGGGAGTGTGATACAGAACTGGTGATAAATGCTCAGGTTTTCGTCGATTCACGCCTGAATGTATTTAACGAAGCCGGAGAACTGCTGCTGCCGGTAGCCGAAGGCCGTTTTGCCCTGTCTTCGGTCAGGGCCGAACTTTCACAGCTTTGCAGCGGCGAAGTTGGCGGCAGACAATCGGATGACGACATCACCCTGTTTAAAAGTGTAGGCTCTGCCCTTGCCGATTTGGCCGGAGCAAGGCTTGTATATCAGCGTCTTAACCAAACCAATCGCGACCCGATATAA
- a CDS encoding RNA polymerase sigma factor, with protein sequence MEPKVLPIFKQASTQQADVSDSHLAQLAADGDKLAFEQLYQRHHKRIYALALRLGGEPSLADEILQESFVRLWHKLPQFRGESQFGTWFYSLALNQALNTLKQHRSFWARFIPDWQLQDAPQSSSQDDSLLLDRLILRLPERARLVFVLFAVEGFSHEEVAKVLGISAGTSKAHYHRARELMKEMLS encoded by the coding sequence ATGGAACCCAAGGTGCTCCCCATCTTCAAGCAGGCCAGTACACAGCAAGCAGACGTCAGCGACAGCCATTTGGCTCAGCTGGCCGCTGACGGCGATAAGCTCGCCTTTGAACAGCTGTATCAACGGCATCATAAACGGATTTATGCCCTGGCGCTGCGCCTTGGCGGCGAGCCCAGCCTTGCCGATGAAATTCTGCAGGAAAGTTTTGTGCGCCTGTGGCACAAGCTGCCGCAGTTTCGCGGTGAGAGCCAGTTTGGCACCTGGTTTTATTCACTGGCACTCAATCAGGCGCTGAATACTCTCAAGCAACACCGCAGCTTTTGGGCACGTTTCATCCCCGACTGGCAGTTACAGGACGCGCCGCAGTCATCGTCACAGGACGATAGCCTCCTGCTCGACCGTTTAATTCTGCGACTGCCGGAGCGTGCGCGGCTGGTGTTCGTACTCTTTGCCGTTGAAGGCTTCTCCCACGAGGAAGTAGCCAAAGTGCTTGGTATCTCGGCCGGCACCAGCAAAGCCCACTACCACAGGGCGCGGGAACTGATGAAGGAGATGCTGTCATGA
- a CDS encoding DUF4097 family beta strand repeat-containing protein: MKTLHSLSLLCLLASPLFAAEKVDQSLDVGAQSVLEIRVQRGNVELSPWDQNKIQVQGTLDELSKGLIFESQDGRILLEDKMPKSYQGKSNQGSNLVIKVPSALTLKAEGVSADYQVNGLNGELDLGTVSGDIKAGALGGRVNFNTVSGEIDATGLSGKVSMETVSGAIKDKDSSSPDASYKSVSGDIKLDTEAQVVHIEQVSGDTEARLANARALQYNAVSGDAELALKGDVKVSGESVSGDIMIKLLSNADARVAINGGPGGKISNGLSSESPKKPKYGPGSSLNMQLGNGKGVIELSTLSGTLSLE, from the coding sequence ATGAAGACACTGCATTCACTGTCGCTGCTGTGCCTGCTCGCAAGCCCATTATTTGCCGCCGAAAAAGTGGACCAAAGCCTGGACGTTGGTGCCCAGTCGGTGCTGGAAATCCGGGTTCAACGCGGCAACGTTGAATTAAGCCCCTGGGATCAGAACAAAATTCAGGTGCAGGGCACTCTGGATGAACTCAGTAAAGGTCTGATTTTCGAAAGCCAGGACGGCCGTATTCTGCTGGAAGACAAGATGCCCAAAAGCTATCAGGGTAAAAGCAATCAGGGCTCAAATCTGGTCATTAAGGTGCCGAGCGCATTGACCTTGAAAGCCGAAGGCGTGTCGGCCGACTATCAGGTCAATGGCCTCAATGGCGAGCTGGACCTGGGTACTGTCTCCGGCGACATCAAGGCAGGGGCACTTGGCGGCAGAGTCAACTTCAACACGGTTTCCGGTGAAATTGACGCCACAGGACTGAGCGGCAAAGTGAGCATGGAAACCGTCTCCGGCGCCATCAAGGACAAGGACTCCAGCAGCCCGGATGCCAGCTACAAGTCGGTGAGCGGTGATATCAAGCTCGATACCGAGGCTCAGGTGGTGCATATCGAACAGGTATCGGGCGATACCGAAGCCAGGCTCGCCAATGCCCGCGCGCTGCAGTACAACGCCGTCAGTGGCGATGCCGAGCTCGCACTCAAAGGTGATGTGAAGGTATCTGGGGAGTCCGTCAGTGGCGATATCATGATTAAGCTGCTCAGTAATGCCGACGCCCGCGTCGCCATCAATGGTGGCCCGGGAGGCAAAATTAGCAACGGCCTTTCCAGTGAGTCGCCCAAAAAGCCCAAGTATGGCCCTGGCAGCAGCCTGAATATGCAGCTTGGCAATGGTAAGGGAGTTATTGAACTCTCGACCCTGAGCGGCACCCTGTCACTGGAGTGA
- the rsuA gene encoding 16S rRNA pseudouridine(516) synthase RsuA, translating to MIVRLDKFLAETTDLSRGLAKKAISGGDVTCNGEVVTNSAFKVPEGARVCLEGEHLELVGIRYLMLNKPVDTICSTLDEYYPSVISLLDIARADKLHIAGRLDADTTGLVLITDDGQWSHKITSPKRDCAKRYRVQLADPLTPDLIDTFAGGLQLNGEEGLTKPAVLEILADTEALLSITEGKYHQVKRMFAAVGNKVVGLHREAVGAIELDPALEPGEWRYLTEAEIASVK from the coding sequence ATGATTGTGAGACTGGATAAATTTCTGGCGGAAACCACCGACCTTAGCCGTGGTCTGGCAAAAAAGGCCATTAGCGGCGGCGATGTCACCTGCAACGGTGAGGTGGTGACGAATTCGGCCTTTAAAGTGCCGGAGGGCGCGCGCGTCTGTCTTGAAGGTGAACACCTTGAGCTGGTGGGCATTCGCTATCTGATGCTGAACAAGCCGGTGGACACCATTTGCTCCACCCTGGATGAATACTATCCGTCGGTGATTTCGCTGCTCGATATTGCCCGTGCCGACAAGCTGCACATTGCCGGGCGTCTCGATGCCGATACCACAGGGCTTGTGCTTATTACTGACGATGGTCAGTGGTCGCACAAGATCACCTCCCCAAAGCGCGATTGCGCCAAGCGGTATCGGGTACAACTGGCTGACCCGCTTACCCCGGATCTGATTGATACCTTTGCCGGCGGGCTGCAGCTCAATGGTGAAGAGGGGCTGACCAAGCCCGCAGTGCTTGAGATCCTGGCTGACACCGAAGCCCTGCTCAGCATTACCGAGGGGAAATATCATCAGGTGAAGCGGATGTTTGCTGCGGTGGGAAATAAAGTGGTTGGCCTGCACCGCGAGGCGGTGGGGGCCATTGAGCTTGACCCGGCGCTTGAGCCCGGAGAGTGGCGTTACCTGACCGAGGCCGAAATAGCCTCCGTTAAATAG